TGAAGCAAAGTCGAAAGCTACTGTTTGCTCTTCAGAAGATGTCAACTGCTTACCAGATGTACTGTCAGAACTTGTGAATGCAGGCACCAATGGCAGTTATGCACTCTCAGCTCTTGGAGGCGCACTCTTCTACTTGAAGCAAGCTTTTCTTGATGAAACTTTGCTTAGATTTGCAAAGTTTGAGTTGCTCCCTTGCTCTGGTTTTGATGATATTACTCGAAAGCCATACATGGTTCTTGATGCAGCTGCACTGGAGAACCTTGAGATATTTGAGAACAACAAAAATGGAGACTCTTCTGGGTAGGTTTTCCATTTTCTTGCATggagtaatatttttcattttctttatttcttctttagCTTTTGTTTGAACTATTCTTATGGATATCTCAAATTTAATTGTATTTGTTGGTCTTTGTAGAACACTATATGCGCAATTGAACCATTGTGTGACAGCTTCAGGTAAGAGGTTGCTCAAAACATGGCTTGCAAGACCTTTATATCATCTGGAGTCAATTAGAGAACGCCAGGATGCTGTAACTGGTGTCAAGGTAATTTTTCAAAGCATTTTAATAGCGTTTCTGTGTTTTGTTAGTTATCAGACAGAGCCTGCAATATTTTAGGAGTAACAGAGGAGGAATTGTAGAAATGTGTGGAGTGCATGttcaaagaaaacataattAATGAATTTCACTACTAACAAAAGATCAAAATGGGCAGCATCCATACTTGGAAAGAGCATTCACCAAGTTAATAGCTGAATCTAGTATCTGGTTTGGCTATGTAAATAACACTAGTTACTGCTAAGTATCTTATCTGCTGGAAACCCAAGTTGGTAGTTTTGCTGTAAActtcactttctttttcttctcgtCTTTCGATATCAAAATCTGCAGTGAAGAATTTAGTTTTGTTGGTTATACTTTCTATTAGGCTCAAGTAAATATCACTTAAATGTCACCTTAATGATCACTGATTAGTTTTATATAGTCACAAATGCTAATGTGATTTGGTGATATCAGTTCTTTATCACCATTCCATTTGATGGGCATGACTTGGGAAATTATTCAGTACTTGTTTTTACATTGTATAtttttagttgattgaattaTTAAAGGATTGTAAAAGGGGGAGATCCGATTTTGTGGATGCTTTTTGTAGAGCTTCTGAAAGAGGagattgtaatatttttcaGTTCCTATTCCCTTTATGCATTAAAATGTTCAGGGAGATGAAGATCTGTGATGAGGATTTACATTTGTGACTGATACATTGTCGTACATTTTCCTTCCACTTTGTTTATTTGTTGGGCTTTGGTCTGTCTTCTGATCCATATCTGCTTTATAGGGGGTGAATCTACCTTTAGCACTTGAATTCCAAAAAGATTTGTCCAGGCTTCCTGATATGGAACGCTTGCTTGCACGCATCTTTGCTAGCAGGTGCTCTGCATGGCTATTTACTTGATAACTTAATAAAAGATTGTTTCGGATTGTCTCATAAAATGATTTTatgttgattatttaattttatgcagtGAGGCTAATGGAAGGAATGCAAATAAAGTTATTCTATATGAGGATGCAGCAAAGAAACAGCTTCAGGAGTTCATATCTGCCTTGCGTGGTTGCGAATTAATGACCTCTGCATGCACTTCACTTGGTGTCATTTTGGAAAATGTTGAATCTAGACTCTTACATCATCTATTAACCCCCGGTATAATTTGGATTGATGGCTTTATTATCATGACCTGCAATGGTTGAATGAACTTAGGATCTTTCTCTTTTGTAACTCTTGGCACCATTTGTGTCTTTACTGTTATTGCCCAAATCTTTCTGCACCTCAAGTATATCAACTGTTTGTAGGCAAAGGTCTTCCTGATGTTCATTCAGTTTTAAAGCATTTCAAGGATGCCTTTGATTGGGTGGAAGCAAATAATTCAGGCCGTGTAATACCCTGTGAAGGGGTTGATGTAGAGTATGATTCTGCCTGCAGCAGAGTTGCAGAGCTGGAGTCCAGTTTGAGCAAACACTTGAAGGAGCAGCAGAAATTACTTGGAGATGCATCTGTAAGAGCAATATGAAATGATTCTATTGTTAATCTTAATGTAGTTTTATTCCATATTGATTCCTTGAGGAGTTGCCAACTTCATTCCTTGATGGTTCATTATAGATTAGTTATGTAACTGTTGGAAAGGAGGCATATCTTTTGGAAGTCCCTGACAGCTTGAGCAGGCAAATTCCAAAGAATTATGAGTTGCGATCGTCTAGAAAGGTAAGAAAAGAATTTGTGCTGGCAAGATCATTTCCCATGCATTATAAAATTGGTTGATGACATGCAGTTCCAATCTCAATTTTTATTGGTCCAAATTACTTGAGGAAGTAATGTAGTTAGATAGCTTCCTGCTGATAGGCAAATGAAATCATTGTTTCTGCAATTCAATATCTTGTTGCCTTCATTGAATGAAACTGACTCTGTTAACTATCAGGCAGGGTCTTATCTCTGGCCATAGGCAATTTGGCATGACTGCTTGCTTGCTTgagatttaattgaaatttgtttttttttttttcccaaacaCACATCCCTACCCCACATCTATGGTGTGCAGGGCTTCTTCCGGTATTGGACTCCCAAAATTAAGACGATGATGGGGGAACTCTCTCAAGCTGAATCTGAGAAGGAGTCTAAGTTGAAAAACATTTTGCAAAGATTAGTTGGACATTTCTGTGAGCATAACAATAAGTGGAGACAGTTGGTTTCAACAGTTGCTGGTATGCATATCTTTTCTTGTGTATGGAATTAGGCAATTATTGGACACTCATTGgaatgtgttttattatttctttaactttTTACCAGGGAAATGCAGAATTGCACTTGAATACATTAAACCATAATAAGTTTGGAAAAATAAATACTGTCATTGTTAGATACCTTGTTGGAAAATAGCTCAAACATGTTTGATAATTTTTGTAAAGTATTTCCATGGTAGTGTTTTATTACTTGAAGAAATCAGAACTGCATTACAAGTTTGAAACATAAGTTTGGATATGGTTTGTAAAGTTACTAATGTCTTTAAATCTTCATGAACTTCTAATTTCAAGAACTATGGAgaccaaaattttcaacttaTTTTAAGTAGGGTTTAGCAAAGTGGCTATTTGGACTTTCTTGTTTGCACTTGTTTCCCAATGTGTAGAACATTTAAGGTAATTTCTTTGTgttttgatataataaatataaattattttgtaatggataaaaatgaaatttgttGTTATTCTCATATATGCATGTGTTGTTTATTTATCAACATATGCCTGCCATGTTTTCTCCCTTTTTTCCCCCTCTGCTTTTAACTTAGTGTCTGTGATTTAGGTTACAAATGATGCTTTGATGGAAAATAATTAGGTTTACTACATGCTGcccttgctctctctctctctgcgcgCGCGTCACGGGCCCGGGGGCACCCACACACCCCTTTATTAACCTTAATTTTGTGAACAAATCTGTCATACAAAATGTTTCTTCATTCTGCCTTGGAACCATCGGGGAAAACGGTATACATGTAACTTCATGGTTGTTTGCAAGTGCttgaaaaagattaaaaacGATATATCatctttaaattattacatttcTACTCATCTTACATGGTGCAACCTGTCATCTGCAGAACTAGATGTTTTGATTAGCTTAGCAATTGTGAATGACTATTATGAAGGATCCACCTGCCAGCCTATTATCTCTGGGTTGCAATGTCCAGATGAAACACCACTCATCATTGCTAAAAGTTTAGGCCATCCTGTTCTTAGAAGTGATTCTCTAGGCAAGAGCTCATTTGTTCCAAATGATGTTTCTATTGGTGGTCACAGTCATTCAAGTTTCATCCTACTTAGTGGCCCTAACATGGGTGGGAAGTCCACTCTTTTGCGCCAAGTCTGCTTGGCTGTGATACTGGCCCAGGTACGTTTGTAATTCACATTTCTTGTAATGTTTTTTCCATTGTGTTGTTGTCTTCACTTTTAGTTCTTTCTCAGATAGGAGCAGATGTCCCTGCAGAAAGCTTTCAGATGTCACCTGTTGACCAAATGTTTGTTAGGATGGGTGCAAAAGACCATATCATGGCAGGACAAAGTACATTTCTGACTGAGCTTTTAGAAACTGCATCTATGCTGGTGAGTTTCCCTATAATTATGCAAGTGAGCCCTATAACAAAAAAACGTGATTATGCTGTTTCTTTCTCCGAACTATGTAATGAAtggttttatattattttggctGACACCTGACATACCACTATGTGGACagcaaattaattgaaaattttgacgGTATACTTTTGGTTAGCCTAGGACAACTTAGGTCCCTACCATGCATTTTTTCTTTCCCttgatgaaatttataattGCTCTTGGTTGATTCCttgttaatttttaactaaTGCTATGtctatttaaaaagaaattcattTTAGTTAAAAGTTATTATTGTGATAAAAATAATGGTGTTTTATATtattagtatttaaaaaaagagtAATACGAAAGTGTCTGTGCTGGTTGTTTCATCTTAATACCATTCACCAACCTAGTCTCTGGATCCATACTCTTGAGTAAATATTCCAACCTTTTACAAATATTGCCAGTCCCAGACCACatctttattcatattattgGAGTATCTTAGCATGATTTTATGGTCAATGTGGTCAGACTAACATGattaatatgttttatgtttaatgTGGAGCATTGCcttgattttattgttaattaCAGAGGTTGAGTGTGCATGCATTGCTTTTCTTTAATGTTCTTATTTACATGATTTTATTGGTTATGCAGTCATCTGCAACCCGCAACTCACTCGTGGCATTGGATGAGCTTGGACGTGGGACATCAACTTCAGATGGACAAGCCATTGCGTAAGCCACTAAAAGATATATTCAATTATCCTACTTTGtcaaataaatacaattttatATTCCTTATTGCTCATTCTTAACTCTTTGTTTGTAGCAAGGATTTTCaacagaaaggaaaatgaaaagaaaatgacttAATTTATGAATGCATTTTTCCGCGTGTAAAAAGAGCATCTATTTTCCATTATTTCCCTTCCATAAAATCCTAATCCTGAGCACAGTGTAGAAGTTTCACAAGTCCTTGAATCCTAGTTTTATCTTTTATGGGTTAAACTTTTGCAGGGGATCAGTTCTTGACCATTTTGTCCACAAGGTGCAGTGTCGAGGAATGTTTTCTACTCACTACCATCGATTAGCTGTAGACTATTTGGAGGATCCCAATGTATATCTTCTCTCCTGTTTTGATCTGTGTTCTCTAATTAAGATTAAATtggcagtttttttttttctttttatttttgttttgagttgGTTATAAGGGCCTCACAAAAGATTTGACTATGATATAAATaattggcaagctagaattcatgtaaccaactCTCCATGGTAGGATTAATGCTTGATGTgttgtttcttcttgttttagttTTGGGTTGGTCTTTGCATAAGATTGGACTGCTATTAATACAATGTGATAAATTAAGTAATATGATTGACAGCCCGAGCTTCAGTAATTTGCTTATCAGGCTGGATTAACTGACAAGAATTGTCACATTACTCTTGTCTGCGTTTGCTAATGATTTTGATTATAATCTGACAAATCTTTTATCTGTGCACCATGTAGGTCTCTCTATGCCATATGGCATGCCAAGTTGGAAAAGGGGTTGGTGGTGCAGAAGAAGTTACTTTTCTTTACAGGCTGATGCCTGGTGCATGCCCTAAAAGCTATGGTGTTAATGTTGCACGGATAGCTGGTACGGTTTCCTCGTGTACTCTGTGGCTTCTTATTTGTAGCTTAGGCATGCAGCTGGAAACTAGTTATTTGACAACAACAGTTAGGTTatcccattaattaattattatgctTTCAAATGAAGTTCTGAGTTTACCTATGTATATGCTGGCCAATTGTgagtattaaataaatatttttcaatttaagaaCCTAGGCAAAATGTGAAACTGATTGAAATTGTGAGTATTAAATAAAGCTTTTTCTGCTATTCACATTTATGCTTTCAAATCCATCCAGGCAATTGGTAACTGATCGAAACATAGAAAGCATTGATTTGGATCACCTACTGAGACACCAGTATTTTAAGTGACGTTTATCATGACTTGTGACAATGGCAGAAGCAATGTTAAATCACCTGGATATTGTCTCGActaaatttttgtttgatttgtgaTGAGCATGCGCAAATCAAAGAATTGCTTGACCATTGGCTTTTTTCGTTTTGTCCATCAGCAGTATTACCTTATGTAATGAAATTCAAGTTCTTACATCATTTCAGGACTTCCTGAGACCGTACTTCACAAGGCGACTACCAAGTCTCAAGAGTTTGAGGGAATGTACGGTAAACACAGCAAGGTATCAGAGGGCATGTCTGCTCAGAGTGCAGCAGGGAAGAGAGTAATCGATCTTATCCAGGGCATAACTAAGGTTGCATCAAATTCAAGTTGCCAAGAGGCAGATGAGAGCATGTCTCTCAGCTCACTGCTTGAACTGCAGCACAGGGCAAGAGTACTTTTGAAGGAAATTTAAAACCCGGGTCCCGGTGGATTTTTATGGCTCAATGTGCATGCATGGCCGCAATGCGCAGTGGCGTGCATTCCTGTTTCAGGAAATTGTCTGACGGGCAACTAATCGGCCAGCAGCTCTAACTGTCCAAGCTCTTTCTAGCTATGTTATGTTGTTCAAGTGTTGCTTTTTCAAACCTGAACCCTGCCATCATCACCTGGTTCAATTGTTAGTTGGCCAACTTGGGTTGTATACATATAACTAAAATCTTTGGGACAGATTTCTGGTCAGCAACGGTGACCCAAGTTGTCTTCCGTTGGTGAGAGTTTGTAAACTACTTTTCCAAGCCAACCGACCATACCCAATTTTTGTACAATATTTTAGCTGCGCATGAAGTTAACTTGTGTTCAAAGTGAATGCGACCCACTCATACCATCAAATGCTGCTTCTTGTTACATTTGCATAATTTCGATGCGATCTGAAAGAATAAACTTTCTctaatattttcatttgtaACGTACAAATACATAGTGGGAAGTAAAAATgtttgggggggtggggggtggggggggggggggtgtttttaTGGGTGTGTTTGGACACTGTGAATGTGATGCTCATCCTCCTCGCTGTCCCAATCATCTGAGTTTGACGTCTCATCATAATGCGCCTAACAAACAAAGCAAATGAAAGACATAACCGCAGTTAACCAACTATTCGTCACTTCACGTCCCCATCTCAACTGTGAAGTTGCAACTACACCATTCCAATTCCTAAGTTTCGTGTCACCAAAATCAGGAAACTAACCTGATGTTGACGCCTGATACTGCGTTGGATGGCCGTGATTATCCGAATGACTATGTACATTGGGAGAACAATTCCGCTGGCCTTCACAAGAAGcaactgcaaaaaaaaaaattcattcactctatctctctctctctctctctcagcctcAGTAAATGGGACTTCCAAGTTACTTCTGATTAGGCTGGAGATGCAAGCCAACTTggagttaaaaaatttaaaaattatctacTTACAGTAGCGAGTGAGAAGGGGTAATCATGAATGCCGCCAAAATAAAGCGCCGCAACTAGGTGTTTGATTAGCAGCAGAGCTGTAAACTGCCAAATTTACAACACGAAACTTCAGTCTTAACCGACTTTATTCAGAATGTATGTGTATATGAAGACTTGTAGGTCAGGCAAGATAAAGTTGGCGCCTATTGCCTGGGAAACACACTTTAAAGCTTGGGATTGCTGTACTATCATGGCCTGGCTTTGGTAAAGAGATTGTTCCCAGTTTGAATTTGAATTGTATAATTTCAGTCAACCAATTTTTACTTGGTGGCGTAGCCCTGGCAGGCTGGATGGGGGGTGTCAAACATTGCATACACATTGACAGTTCTTGCATTATTGAGTTTGGCTTTGTCAACCATGaatcaatattaaaaatacaacgGGGAATCCCCAAAAATCCGTGCGTGCCACCAAGACTCTGCTTCTGCCATGTCACGTGGTCgctttgaactaaaattactgacaaaATTTTCAAGGAGAGAGAGTCAGGGGAACTCACAATGAGAGCCATTGATCTGCAGCAAGAGGCACTCCGATCAGACGCCGACGAACATTCTGGGAAGTTGCTTTCAAGCACTTCTCCTTCTGCTATGGCTACCAATCTTGGACTTTGTAGCTCTCGCTCTCTCCTTGGAACCTCCAAGCTTCCTCTATTATCAGCATGACACAGTCAATTACACAAATATGCAACTAAGTCAAACtataatgcatcaaaaaatataacacatCCACATGGTGGCAGTACTAGGTTAGGTTGGCTCTGATACAACTTGCAATACCATGGGTTCTCACTTAAAAATACTAGATAAAAATAAGTTATGGTTTCAACCACATGATATACCTAAGACCTCTCCCAACGTGGAGTTGGAGTATGACAAAGACAAACTGTAATTCATCAAATTTAGCGGAGAAACCACCTGATGGTAACAACTGAATCAACAAGCTGGGGCTTTTGGGGAGGAGAAGTGTAGCCCGGTTCAAATTTCTGCAGCAATCAAATATCCTCGTCAGCAAGCACTAAAATATAAGCACCAAACATCTGGCtgtttaaaaatttcaaaatttgaaaagaaattttggaatgaagatggaaataaaataacagAGGAAAGAAACGAGTTAACATAGCTTATaagttataaattattattgtaattatcaTTGTTGTTGTCATTGGACGTAAAGGCAGGCAAGAATATACATTATATGTATGTGCTGCCAAACATTTGTACGTATTAAGGATGTGCCCTGTTTCTTGCGGTAGAGAAAAGGAAGCTACGGGCCGAATATGGGTTTGTTTTagtggccaagaaaagaaaatcaacgAGAAAGAAAATCATGGAAGCCAAATTTTGATGTAAACAGGGGTTGGGTTGGGGAggatcaaaatcaaatcaatccTAAAACGACGACGAACCCAAATTCAAACCCACCAAAAATTCGCAATCCCATGTCGGGAAAACCGATAAAAATCGGAagaaaaggaattttttttccCGTTAAATAAAATCGACAAACATCCGGCTCCGGGAGAAGGAAGAAGCGGGTGATAATCTTCTTCTGGGGAATCAGAATTCAAACCTGAAGACAAATCTCGCAAGTCGTGTTGCCCTTTTCGTTGCACCACCTTTGTATGCAATCTCTGTGAGCAAACTGAAAcggaaaaacaaacaaaaccgGATGAGACGCCATGAACGGAAA
This genomic stretch from Diospyros lotus cultivar Yz01 chromosome 1, ASM1463336v1, whole genome shotgun sequence harbors:
- the LOC127808162 gene encoding DNA mismatch repair protein MSH6; the protein is MAPPRRASNGRSPLVNQQSQITAFFSKPSSSSPSPVLSKQSPKLHPNPNPKPDRSPSPSPSPITPLLLQPKRKKPLLVIGPSPDLTPNKKRLGEEVLNKRIRVYWPLDQSWYEGCVKSFDKSSGKHLIQYDDAEEELLDLEKEKIEWVEEVTRRFRRLRRVSVVEGKEESAHDADEAEGGGDDDSADENWNEAEPGEADEDVSEDMDLEDDEESDEGRIKLARGKNSNSGKRKSSAEAKPGSNKKSKGVGDAKKGTCKVSPECNGDRLFEPKDHGRGNAPHAVNDVLMGDAAERFGMREAQKLHFLGEERRDANRRRSGDVNYDPRTLYLPPNFLKSLTGGQRQWWEFKSKHMDKVLFFKMGKFYELFEMDAHLGAKELDLQYMKGEQPHCGFPEKNFSMNVERLARKGYRVLVVEQTETPEQLELRRKEKGSKDKVVKREICAVVTKGTLTEGEMMSANPEASYLMALTESCQENHLERVFGVCVVDVATSKIILGQFQDDPECSALCCLLSELRPVEIVKPAKLLTSETERVLMRHTRNPLVNELVPLLEFWDGEKTVCEIKAIYRQIYKQSASSSLNEAKSKATVCSSEDVNCLPDVLSELVNAGTNGSYALSALGGALFYLKQAFLDETLLRFAKFELLPCSGFDDITRKPYMVLDAAALENLEIFENNKNGDSSGTLYAQLNHCVTASGKRLLKTWLARPLYHLESIRERQDAVTGVKGVNLPLALEFQKDLSRLPDMERLLARIFASSEANGRNANKVILYEDAAKKQLQEFISALRGCELMTSACTSLGVILENVESRLLHHLLTPGKGLPDVHSVLKHFKDAFDWVEANNSGRVIPCEGVDVEYDSACSRVAELESSLSKHLKEQQKLLGDASISYVTVGKEAYLLEVPDSLSRQIPKNYELRSSRKGFFRYWTPKIKTMMGELSQAESEKESKLKNILQRLVGHFCEHNNKWRQLVSTVAELDVLISLAIVNDYYEGSTCQPIISGLQCPDETPLIIAKSLGHPVLRSDSLGKSSFVPNDVSIGGHSHSSFILLSGPNMGGKSTLLRQVCLAVILAQIGADVPAESFQMSPVDQMFVRMGAKDHIMAGQSTFLTELLETASMLSSATRNSLVALDELGRGTSTSDGQAIAGSVLDHFVHKVQCRGMFSTHYHRLAVDYLEDPNVSLCHMACQVGKGVGGAEEVTFLYRLMPGACPKSYGVNVARIAGLPETVLHKATTKSQEFEGMYGKHSKVSEGMSAQSAAGKRVIDLIQGITKVASNSSCQEADESMSLSSLLELQHRARVLLKEI
- the LOC127808173 gene encoding uncharacterized protein LOC127808173, coding for MGDVVLFVEDLKSAPAISLCRICHEEEFESCKSLEAPCACSGTVKFAHRDCIQRWCNEKGNTTCEICLQKFEPGYTSPPQKPQLVDSVVTIRGSLEVPRRERELQSPRLVAIAEGEVLESNFPECSSASDRSASCCRSMALIFTALLLIKHLVAALYFGGIHDYPFSLATLLLVKASGIVLPMYIVIRIITAIQRSIRRQHQAHYDETSNSDDWDSEEDEHHIHSVQTHP